TTTCCTGTCAACCGAGACAATGCTACCCACCGGCATTCCCTTGGGGTAAACTCCATCCATTCCTGAAGTGATTATCGTATCACCTATCTGAATATCAGCAGATCTCATCAGGTAACTGAGCCGGCACAATTCCTGATTATCTCCTTGAAGAATTCCACGTTCCCTGGTTCGCTGGACCAACACATCGCATGAGCTGTGACTGTCGGTGATTAACATGATTTTGGCTGAAAAAGGGGATGCCATGATGACCTGTCCGACGATTCCCCCGGGGGTTAATGCCGGATCATGGATTTTAATCAGATCGCGTGAACCATGATCAATGAATATCAGTCGGGAAAAACCGCTGGCATCACGTCCAATCACATTTGCAATGGTTGCATGGGCCGGCAGCTGGTATTCCTCTCGAAAATTAAGCAGCTTGCGCAACTGGAGGTTTTGACGCTGGCTTTCTTCCTGGGAGATTAATTGTCTTTCAAGATTGGCAATCCGGTTTTTTAAAGCCTGGTTTTCCCGATTTACATGGATCAGAGTTACATAATTATCAATAATCGAATTACAACTGTCAAGGGCCAGGTCAGCTGCTTTTTGAAAAGGATAGGCGAGGGTCATGATTCCTTGTTCTGCCGCTGAAAAAAGCTGTTGATGTCTGGCCTTTACCCCGAAGAAAACGCTTGTCAGGATAAATACCACCAACACATAAAGCAACAGCTGGTACCGTTTTGAAAAGGCAGTCATTTTTTCCTAATTATGAAGTGCCACATCTTTTAACAGGCTCAACTCGTCAAGGGCCTTTCCTGAACCTCTGACGACACAAGTTAGCGGATCATCGATAATAGTGATGGGCAATCCGGTTTCCTCCCGTAGCAGGACGTCTAAATTGCGCAACATGGCGCCGCCACCGGTCAAGACAATGCCTTTGTCAACAATATCTGCTGCCAGTTCCGGCGGGGTTCGTTCCAGGGAGATGCGGACTGCTTCCAAAATGGCATTGAGTGGTTCAGTCATTGCTTCACGGACTTCATCGGAATTGACTTCGATAGTTTGCGGAACGCCGGCAACCAGGTCCCGACCTTTAATTTCCATTGATTCAAGATCTTCTAGTGGCGCCGCACTGCCTATATTGATCTTGATCTTTTCCGCCATGCTATCTCCTATTAACAGGTTGTAT
The sequence above is a segment of the Pseudomonadota bacterium genome. Coding sequences within it:
- the mreC gene encoding rod shape-determining protein MreC; its protein translation is MTAFSKRYQLLLYVLVVFILTSVFFGVKARHQQLFSAAEQGIMTLAYPFQKAADLALDSCNSIIDNYVTLIHVNRENQALKNRIANLERQLISQEESQRQNLQLRKLLNFREEYQLPAHATIANVIGRDASGFSRLIFIDHGSRDLIKIHDPALTPGGIVGQVIMASPFSAKIMLITDSHSSCDVLVQRTRERGILQGDNQELCRLSYLMRSADIQIGDTIITSGMDGVYPKGMPVGSIVSVDRKNDSLCQRIAVQPFANLNGLEEIVISTSNGQNSNHVQ